A stretch of Campylobacter gracilis DNA encodes these proteins:
- a CDS encoding phage major tail tube protein has protein sequence MLRRQVPQAIQEGNVFINGQGYLGVTKKLKIPMIEFETIEAKGAISANYSAGIIKPMEVEFTISVLDKNMLAAIGLNSFTSRIPFLFKASIHQSGKDGPVPFSAAFTGDITSYEVKEFESGNEMEITIKLAANFVDINVDSVPMVLIDVENMICRISGIDYMASVRSNLGE, from the coding sequence ATGCTTAGAAGACAAGTACCTCAGGCAATCCAGGAAGGAAACGTTTTTATTAACGGACAAGGTTATTTAGGGGTCACTAAAAAACTTAAAATCCCTATGATCGAGTTTGAAACGATAGAGGCGAAAGGTGCGATAAGCGCAAATTATTCGGCAGGTATAATCAAACCGATGGAGGTTGAGTTTACGATCTCCGTACTCGATAAGAATATGCTTGCCGCGATTGGCCTTAATAGCTTTACAAGCCGCATCCCGTTTCTTTTTAAGGCGTCTATCCACCAAAGTGGAAAGGATGGCCCCGTGCCTTTTAGCGCCGCTTTTACGGGCGATATCACGAGTTATGAAGTCAAGGAGTTTGAAAGCGGTAATGAAATGGAGATAACAATCAAACTAGCAGCAAATTTCGTTGACATTAATGTCGATAGTGTGCCGATGGTGCTAATTGATGTCGAAAATATGATATGTCGCATTAGCGGGATAGATTACATGGCAAGCGTCAGGTCGAATTTGGGCGAATAA
- a CDS encoding phage tail assembly protein: MAKAKSNVVEENGNQYTVIALSDGREIKIRHPKGKDLRFAMNGSGGNDADIVFKLSSTLTCLSLDELDELQAKDCSLIIKEVAAFLA, encoded by the coding sequence ATGGCAAAAGCAAAATCAAATGTCGTTGAAGAAAACGGCAACCAGTATACCGTAATAGCACTTAGTGATGGTAGGGAGATAAAAATCCGTCACCCAAAAGGTAAAGATCTACGCTTCGCGATGAACGGTAGCGGCGGAAACGATGCCGACATCGTTTTTAAACTCTCATCAACACTTACGTGCCTTAGTTTGGATGAGCTTGACGAGCTACAAGCAAAAGACTGTTCGCTAATCATCAAAGAGGTGGCCGCTTTTTTAGCATAG
- a CDS encoding phage tail tape measure protein, with protein MDSTQIGISISLITKGFSVLSGDVKRLNALSESLKKAGRDVTELNQKISKIKSFKEKIGINQDKILGEFSHFQSRLAAVGSFGLPLKLAIDYEDAFADIKKVVDFKDEAEKEAFSNELLRLTQIIPLTAKELTQIAAAGGQMGISKDELLDFTQMVAKVATAFDMSADSAGESIGKIKNILNLDLSGTKDLMDVINGLSNSNPAKAGELVDVMKRIGAQGKQIGLTKEQTVALGSAFISLGKVPETASNAANKLMKTLGNISTSSEKEKKALAELGFDVDFIQAGMKTDSKKMMMDFLRAVKNIEDSKRGAILNTLFGDNYDTDIATLVGGLDTLEKAMNDVTDPAKFKNSSDTEFQNKANTTLAALKRFRGAWTAIGIQIGNAFLPVLNTVTSFFSAVAKFISYFLKEFPRLSKVIFGIVGGFLAIVTLAPMFRILGWSIGILINQARILGTAFSFLIKVFRLKWLATLKLNLAYIAVTAQTKATAAATWIANTASKAYAFTTGILSKALAALKAGFAAAGLGAKILRIALISTGIGAIAVGIGIAAAYIIEHWDEVKAFFMGFWQKIQPYWESIAAWFEKVWSTVANFFSSVWDSAKALFSGSWDGIETRFSAAVETIKAFFSPLTDFFSDIAKSISAAFDWVIDFWKNTFGSFFDWIGEKVNWMKDMARSVKEFFGFGEDMDTPQKSAINLFGQNARGELADINKTYAGQTRSAVLKTADGREVNVNFSGNFNLHSNDGKFDLQSFKSQVTRGVQDALRRDELNSQNTDVRG; from the coding sequence ATGGATAGCACGCAAATCGGAATTTCAATATCGCTGATTACCAAAGGTTTTTCCGTACTTAGCGGCGATGTGAAAAGGCTAAACGCCCTTTCAGAAAGCCTAAAAAAAGCGGGGCGGGACGTAACGGAGCTAAATCAAAAAATATCCAAAATCAAGTCCTTTAAAGAGAAGATCGGTATCAACCAGGATAAAATTCTAGGTGAATTTTCACATTTTCAAAGCAGGCTAGCGGCCGTCGGCTCTTTCGGGCTGCCGTTAAAACTTGCGATAGATTACGAGGATGCATTCGCAGATATCAAAAAGGTAGTGGATTTCAAGGATGAAGCCGAAAAAGAGGCGTTTTCAAATGAGCTTTTAAGGCTAACTCAGATAATACCGCTTACCGCGAAAGAGCTTACCCAAATTGCTGCTGCAGGCGGCCAAATGGGTATTTCAAAAGATGAGCTTTTGGATTTTACGCAGATGGTAGCAAAAGTTGCGACCGCTTTTGATATGTCTGCGGATAGCGCCGGAGAGAGCATTGGAAAGATCAAAAATATTTTAAATTTGGATCTTAGCGGTACAAAAGATCTGATGGATGTCATAAACGGGCTTTCAAATTCGAATCCAGCAAAGGCTGGCGAGCTTGTCGACGTGATGAAACGAATCGGTGCCCAAGGAAAACAAATCGGACTTACAAAAGAGCAAACCGTTGCTTTGGGCTCGGCATTTATTTCGCTCGGAAAAGTGCCCGAAACTGCATCTAACGCGGCCAATAAGCTGATGAAAACATTAGGAAATATCTCAACTTCGAGCGAGAAAGAGAAAAAGGCTCTTGCCGAGCTAGGGTTTGATGTGGATTTTATCCAAGCCGGGATGAAGACGGATTCTAAAAAAATGATGATGGATTTTTTGCGCGCAGTGAAAAACATCGAGGACAGTAAGCGCGGAGCTATACTTAATACGCTTTTTGGCGATAATTACGATACCGATATCGCCACGTTAGTCGGCGGTTTGGATACCCTCGAAAAAGCCATGAACGATGTTACGGATCCAGCAAAATTTAAAAATAGCTCGGATACGGAATTTCAAAATAAAGCAAACACCACTCTCGCAGCACTTAAACGTTTTAGGGGAGCATGGACGGCTATCGGTATTCAGATCGGAAATGCATTTTTACCTGTGCTAAACACCGTTACATCATTTTTTAGCGCAGTAGCTAAATTTATAAGTTATTTTTTAAAGGAATTCCCAAGACTTTCAAAAGTAATTTTTGGCATTGTAGGTGGGTTTTTAGCAATCGTTACGCTTGCGCCGATGTTTAGAATCTTGGGCTGGAGTATTGGAATTTTAATCAATCAAGCTCGTATTTTAGGTACGGCTTTTTCATTCTTAATTAAAGTCTTTAGATTAAAGTGGTTAGCCACTCTCAAGCTTAACCTGGCGTATATCGCCGTTACGGCACAAACTAAAGCCACCGCCGCCGCTACGTGGATAGCGAATACGGCAAGTAAGGCCTATGCATTTACTACGGGAATTTTAAGCAAAGCACTAGCTGCGTTAAAGGCGGGATTTGCTGCTGCGGGATTAGGGGCAAAAATACTTCGTATCGCGCTAATCAGTACCGGTATCGGCGCCATAGCGGTCGGTATCGGCATAGCCGCCGCATATATTATAGAGCACTGGGATGAGGTAAAAGCCTTCTTTATGGGCTTTTGGCAAAAAATTCAGCCGTATTGGGAAAGTATTGCAGCCTGGTTTGAAAAGGTCTGGAGCACGGTGGCTAACTTTTTTAGCTCCGTTTGGGATAGCGCAAAGGCTTTATTTAGCGGATCGTGGGACGGGATAGAGACGAGATTTAGCGCCGCGGTAGAGACAATTAAAGCCTTTTTTTCTCCACTTACAGATTTTTTCAGCGATATCGCTAAAAGTATTTCGGCTGCGTTTGATTGGGTAATAGATTTTTGGAAAAATACTTTTGGCAGCTTTTTTGATTGGATAGGCGAGAAAGTGAATTGGATGAAAGATATGGCACGTAGCGTCAAGGAATTTTTTGGCTTCGGCGAGGATATGGATACTCCGCAAAAAAGCGCGATTAATCTATTTGGGCAGAACGCAAGAGGCGAACTTGCGGACATAAATAAAACCTATGCCGGGCAAACTCGCTCCGCTGTTTTAAAAACGGCGGATGGTCGCGAAGTGAATGTAAATTTCAGCGGGAATTTCAACCTGCATTCAAATGACGGGAAATTTGATTTACAAAGCTTTAAATCTCAAGTTACTCGCGGCGTACAAGACGCTCTCAGGCGCGACGAACTTAACTCCCAAAATACGGACGTAAGGGGTTAG
- a CDS encoding phage tail protein, producing the protein MVLNIGGFKFEWKQTLGIDMQTDFSIESIDRIENHPTLLSAALESQTISVSAQTLPFRNDGQNALKALYILAATRQSYPLVGGNGRYFGRFAIIKISEKRAIFTPNGAFLTQNFTMELKRDYDI; encoded by the coding sequence ATGGTCTTAAATATCGGTGGCTTTAAATTTGAATGGAAGCAGACACTTGGTATCGACATGCAGACTGATTTTAGTATTGAATCGATAGATAGAATCGAAAATCACCCGACTTTATTATCCGCTGCGCTGGAAAGTCAGACTATTAGCGTATCTGCACAGACATTGCCGTTTAGAAACGACGGGCAAAATGCGTTAAAGGCACTTTACATATTAGCGGCGACACGACAAAGTTATCCTTTGGTAGGCGGTAACGGTAGATATTTCGGTAGGTTCGCAATCATCAAAATCAGTGAAAAGAGGGCTATTTTTACGCCAAACGGAGCATTTTTAACACAAAATTTCACAATGGAGCTGAAAAGAGATTATGATATATAA
- a CDS encoding tail protein X has product MIYKAKDGERLDQVVYKYYGHLKYFEQVLELNAKLDPILKAGDIVLLPEIEKATKEQAKLW; this is encoded by the coding sequence ATGATATATAAAGCGAAAGATGGCGAACGGCTAGATCAAGTCGTTTATAAATATTACGGCCATTTGAAGTATTTTGAGCAGGTTTTGGAGCTAAACGCTAAACTAGATCCGATATTAAAGGCCGGGGATATCGTATTGTTGCCAGAAATTGAGAAAGCGACGAAAGAGCAGGCAAAGCTATGGTGA
- a CDS encoding phage late control D family protein — MVRKPSFKLEANGKNITDAIKRNLLNLNFDDKEGFKSDEISFQVFGIYAKPAFGDKLKLWLGWANDLSSANQESGLYFCGSFSVQTVSRDYKAKTTEVRATAVNFASPQKDKKRCSWENTSVFAIAGKIAEQNNLNLKTTGADQPVMSELQDGISDIEFLYTLCFKLGYKAFIKNDTVIVTPKEAKGDETQTSGTSKNNNLPEFSINLTDLSSLEITEANRNSYTAVILEWQDISSGKTKSIKVGKGEQVYKMQIPEPKSDNEAFKHGEAKLNELQRGGISGRCETLGANIVAGGKLKFKDALGLEKSEFTIKSVSHKLSVENYSVEIEFEG; from the coding sequence ATGGTGAGAAAACCGAGTTTCAAGCTTGAAGCAAATGGCAAAAACATCACAGATGCCATCAAAAGAAACCTTTTAAACCTAAATTTCGACGATAAAGAGGGATTCAAAAGCGACGAGATAAGCTTTCAAGTATTTGGGATCTACGCCAAGCCTGCGTTCGGCGACAAATTAAAGCTTTGGCTTGGTTGGGCGAATGATCTTTCATCCGCAAATCAAGAAAGCGGGCTTTATTTTTGCGGCTCTTTCAGCGTACAAACGGTAAGTAGGGACTATAAAGCTAAAACAACCGAAGTGCGCGCAACCGCTGTAAATTTTGCCAGCCCCCAAAAGGATAAAAAGCGATGTAGCTGGGAAAATACTTCAGTTTTTGCGATCGCAGGCAAAATAGCCGAACAAAATAATCTAAACTTAAAAACTACTGGAGCCGATCAGCCTGTTATGTCTGAGCTACAAGACGGGATCAGCGATATAGAATTCCTCTACACGCTTTGTTTTAAACTGGGCTATAAAGCATTTATTAAAAATGATACTGTGATCGTAACTCCCAAAGAAGCAAAGGGTGATGAGACTCAAACAAGCGGGACGTCAAAAAATAATAACCTACCCGAATTCAGTATAAATCTAACCGATCTAAGCTCCCTTGAAATTACGGAAGCAAATCGAAATAGCTACACTGCGGTAATTTTAGAGTGGCAAGATATCTCAAGCGGAAAAACTAAAAGTATTAAAGTAGGCAAAGGCGAGCAGGTTTATAAAATGCAAATTCCTGAGCCAAAAAGCGATAATGAGGCTTTTAAGCACGGCGAGGCTAAATTAAACGAGCTTCAACGAGGCGGCATTAGTGGCAGGTGTGAGACTTTGGGCGCAAATATAGTAGCCGGGGGAAAGCTGAAATTTAAAGACGCTTTAGGGCTTGAAAAAAGCGAATTTACCATAAAGTCCGTATCGCATAAATTGAGTGTTGAAAATTACAGTGTAGAGATAGAATTTGAAGGGTAA
- a CDS encoding DUF5675 family protein → MVLEIVRFKEIDDMTLGRFVLRDGEREVLKGYTCEPAGPDTTQSGMDRRIPQGQYQIAWHESSKFRARLPLLYNEQVPKSRCILIHAGNTGSNTEGCVLLGSSLGTHGVKDSRAALSALLATVKGQEFIVKIKNEIER, encoded by the coding sequence ATGGTCTTAGAAATCGTTAGATTTAAAGAGATTGATGATATGACGCTAGGGCGCTTCGTATTGCGCGATGGCGAAAGAGAGGTGCTAAAGGGTTATACCTGCGAGCCTGCGGGCCCTGATACCACGCAGAGCGGCATGGATAGACGCATACCGCAAGGGCAGTATCAAATAGCCTGGCACGAGAGCTCGAAATTTAGAGCTCGTCTGCCGCTGCTATATAACGAGCAGGTGCCTAAAAGCCGCTGCATTCTGATCCACGCCGGCAATACCGGAAGCAATACCGAGGGTTGCGTGCTACTGGGTTCATCTTTGGGCACGCACGGAGTGAAAGACTCCCGTGCGGCTTTGAGCGCACTACTCGCCACCGTCAAGGGGCAAGAATTCATCGTGAAAATAAAAAATGAGATAGAGAGGTAG
- a CDS encoding DNA adenine methylase, with the protein MGGGGVNKPLHAPFAWIGGKSKLAAQIIPLMAPHQKYIEVFGGALSVFYRKEPSKIEILNDINGDLINLHRIIQTRPQSLNSCINGLLRSREIFYAIKHRTIKPRNKIEAATFFYFQIAASFGAKGDHFAMPKGRSAKNIYRDFCVYSRRLKRATIENLSYEKLIKEYDGEDSLFYLDPPYVGTENYYKTADGFSRQDHESLAEILRSIKGKFMLSYNDCELVRELYKGFNMKELKISYSLNNAAERKNSKELLIMNY; encoded by the coding sequence ATGGGGGGGGGGGGGGTAAATAAACCCCTCCACGCTCCCTTTGCCTGGATAGGCGGCAAGAGCAAGCTAGCGGCGCAGATCATACCCCTAATGGCTCCACATCAAAAATATATTGAGGTATTCGGCGGGGCCCTATCGGTTTTTTACCGAAAGGAGCCAAGTAAAATTGAAATTTTAAACGATATAAACGGCGACCTCATAAACCTACACCGAATAATCCAAACTAGACCGCAGAGCTTAAACTCGTGTATTAACGGGCTCTTAAGAAGCAGAGAGATCTTTTATGCTATCAAGCACAGAACCATTAAACCGCGCAATAAGATAGAAGCGGCGACGTTTTTCTACTTCCAAATTGCGGCAAGCTTCGGCGCAAAGGGCGATCACTTCGCTATGCCAAAAGGCCGCAGCGCTAAGAATATATATAGGGATTTTTGCGTTTATTCGCGCAGGCTTAAGCGCGCTACGATTGAGAATCTGAGTTACGAAAAGCTCATCAAAGAGTATGACGGCGAGGATAGCCTTTTTTACTTAGATCCTCCGTATGTCGGCACCGAAAATTATTACAAAACGGCAGATGGATTTAGCAGGCAAGATCACGAAAGCTTGGCTGAAATTTTACGAAGTATCAAGGGCAAATTTATGCTTAGTTACAACGATTGCGAGCTAGTGCGAGAGCTTTATAAGGGCTTTAATATGAAAGAGCTAAAGATTAGCTATAGCCTCAATAACGCAGCAGAGCGAAAGAACAGTAAGGAGCTTTTGATTATGAATTATTGA
- the recO gene encoding recombination protein RecO yields the protein MQGFILKTTKVRDEDCIVDVLSESALVRAYRFYGARHSNIIQGYKIDFELSQNQNFLPRLSGVMHLGYAWLGNREKLLFWQQFMRLLHAHLKDAEHLDKFYYELLSRAAARFGKQNPRRIIVESYAEILKFEGRLHDEPYCFLCDEEILENIALCRGFLPAHEHCAQRAGFAQDEILEFLRSKKTLNLNDETVGYLYDIVAEGF from the coding sequence ATGCAAGGATTTATATTAAAAACGACCAAGGTTAGGGATGAGGACTGCATCGTAGACGTGCTAAGCGAAAGTGCGCTCGTACGTGCGTACCGCTTTTACGGCGCGCGCCATTCAAACATCATCCAGGGCTATAAAATCGACTTTGAGCTCTCGCAAAATCAAAACTTCCTCCCTCGTCTTAGCGGAGTAATGCATCTGGGATACGCGTGGCTTGGAAACCGCGAGAAGCTCTTGTTTTGGCAGCAATTTATGCGACTTTTACACGCGCATCTAAAAGATGCCGAGCATCTGGATAAATTCTATTACGAGCTGCTAAGCCGGGCTGCTGCGCGCTTTGGCAAACAAAATCCGCGCCGCATAATCGTAGAAAGCTACGCTGAAATTTTAAAATTTGAGGGGCGATTGCACGACGAGCCATATTGTTTTTTATGCGATGAGGAAATTTTAGAAAATATCGCGCTATGCCGCGGCTTTTTGCCTGCGCACGAGCATTGCGCGCAAAGAGCGGGCTTTGCGCAGGATGAAATTTTAGAATTTTTACGAAGCAAAAAGACGCTAAATTTAAACGACGAAACAGTAGGATATCTTTACGACATTGTAGCAGAGGGATTTTAA
- the accD gene encoding acetyl-CoA carboxylase, carboxyltransferase subunit beta: protein MNFGDLFSKIRRTQPAPSEAPTHWIKCPGCGALMYSKEVEQNHSVCPKCNYHLRFDAQARIDLICDEGSFVEYDQNLQPVDPLKFVDKKSYKKRISESKEKTGRFSAVIAGEGAISRQKIQLVVFDFNFMGGSLGSVEGEKIVRAVKRSLDKNEPLIIVSASGGARMQESTFSLMQMSKTSAALKILSEHKIPFISVLTDPTMGGVSASFAWLGDIIIAEPGALIGFAGQRVIKQTIGADLPEGFQRSEFLLEHGLIDAIVPRAEMRQYLSDIINVLSKNAVQIDDTSDKSLHEEGSEE, encoded by the coding sequence ATGAATTTTGGAGATCTATTTTCAAAAATACGCAGGACGCAACCTGCGCCGAGCGAAGCTCCTACGCACTGGATAAAGTGCCCGGGATGCGGTGCGCTGATGTATAGCAAAGAGGTCGAGCAAAATCATAGCGTTTGCCCCAAGTGTAACTATCACCTTCGTTTTGACGCGCAGGCTCGCATCGATCTGATCTGCGACGAGGGCTCGTTCGTGGAGTACGATCAAAATTTGCAGCCCGTCGATCCGCTAAAATTCGTCGATAAAAAATCCTACAAAAAGCGCATCTCCGAGAGCAAGGAAAAAACGGGCAGGTTTAGCGCGGTGATCGCGGGCGAGGGCGCTATAAGTCGCCAAAAAATTCAGCTCGTGGTGTTTGATTTTAACTTTATGGGCGGAAGCCTGGGTTCTGTAGAGGGCGAGAAGATCGTGCGTGCCGTAAAACGCAGTCTGGATAAAAACGAGCCGCTAATCATCGTAAGCGCAAGTGGAGGCGCAAGGATGCAAGAAAGCACCTTTTCGCTGATGCAAATGAGCAAAACCTCCGCCGCGCTTAAAATTTTATCCGAGCATAAAATTCCTTTCATCTCCGTTCTTACCGATCCTACGATGGGCGGCGTAAGCGCGTCCTTTGCGTGGCTTGGAGATATCATCATCGCAGAGCCCGGCGCTCTCATCGGCTTTGCCGGGCAGCGCGTCATCAAGCAAACTATAGGCGCAGATCTGCCGGAAGGCTTTCAGAGATCGGAATTTCTGCTCGAGCATGGATTAATTGATGCGATCGTGCCTAGAGCCGAGATGAGGCAGTATCTAAGCGATATAATCAACGTGCTTAGCAAAAACGCCGTGCAGATTGACGACACGAGCGATAAGTCGCTACACGAAGAGGGAAGCGAAGAGTAG
- a CDS encoding 23S rRNA (pseudouridine(1915)-N(3))-methyltransferase RlmH, with the protein MQITVNSIQKGADEFAGAISDYKKMAAKFAAVRDETFFNANIARAQAASRELALRAYDEAYLPRLSGYVVALDERGQALDSVEFASMLKDKSAVSFFIGGAYGLSENFKAKADKIISLSRLTLAHKIAKLLLFEQIFRALCINANHPYHK; encoded by the coding sequence GTGCAGATAACGGTAAATTCCATCCAAAAGGGCGCGGACGAGTTCGCAGGCGCGATAAGCGATTATAAAAAAATGGCGGCTAAATTTGCCGCGGTGCGAGATGAGACGTTTTTTAATGCTAATATCGCTCGCGCCCAAGCAGCGTCCCGCGAGCTCGCTCTTAGGGCGTATGATGAAGCTTATCTACCACGCCTTAGCGGATACGTCGTAGCTCTGGATGAGCGCGGGCAGGCACTAGACAGCGTGGAATTTGCGAGTATGCTAAAGGATAAAAGCGCCGTGTCGTTTTTCATCGGCGGCGCTTATGGGCTTAGTGAAAATTTTAAGGCAAAAGCCGATAAAATAATCAGTCTTAGCAGGCTTACGTTAGCGCATAAAATCGCTAAACTTTTGCTTTTTGAGCAAATTTTTCGTGCACTGTGCATTAACGCAAACCATCCATATCACAAATAA
- the dksA gene encoding RNA polymerase-binding protein DksA: MKKNELKFYKKILEEKREQLIANINSSVNEISELRENKAADDFDVASMNTDLSIEYSLNVNQQKAFLEIESALKRIENGTYGLCESCGEQISLERLKVNPEARLCISCKEQAEKQNRS; encoded by the coding sequence ATGAAGAAAAACGAGTTGAAATTTTACAAGAAAATTCTAGAAGAAAAAAGAGAGCAACTCATCGCCAATATCAATAGCTCTGTAAATGAAATTTCGGAATTGCGCGAAAATAAAGCTGCGGATGATTTTGACGTAGCGAGTATGAATACGGATTTAAGCATCGAATACTCGCTCAATGTTAATCAACAAAAGGCGTTTTTAGAGATCGAAAGCGCGCTTAAACGCATCGAAAACGGCACTTATGGGCTTTGCGAGAGCTGCGGCGAGCAGATAAGCTTAGAGCGTCTTAAGGTAAATCCGGAGGCGAGATTGTGCATTTCGTGCAAGGAACAGGCGGAAAAGCAAAATAGGAGTTAG
- a CDS encoding tRNA dihydrouridine synthase, translated as MTEDFFKKDPLFLAPLAGFSDPPLRGVVKKFGCDATVSEMISANALVFEGEKTLKMLEKNAAETPFFVQIAGSDAEIIKKAVLLINKFDGIDGIDLNCGCPVPKVVKQGAGSALLLDLPRLSRLVETIKKYSNKKFTSAKVRLGFSAVDIENIARAVQSAGADFIAIHGRTRAGGYSAAVDYGAIARAGRVLQIPVIANGDINSANAPAVRDLSGADALMIGRAVIGRPWIFREIKTGEQASDALKKEVVLYHFAQMLSHYGVRGVAIFRKHLHEYSKGRENAASFREQINHVAAESETTRLIEEFFS; from the coding sequence ATGACGGAAGATTTTTTTAAAAAGGACCCTCTATTTTTAGCGCCTTTGGCGGGCTTTTCGGATCCGCCGCTACGGGGCGTAGTGAAAAAATTCGGCTGCGACGCGACCGTAAGCGAGATGATAAGCGCAAACGCCCTTGTTTTCGAGGGCGAAAAGACGCTAAAGATGCTCGAAAAAAACGCCGCCGAAACCCCTTTTTTCGTGCAGATCGCAGGCAGCGATGCGGAAATTATCAAAAAGGCGGTTTTGCTCATCAATAAATTTGACGGCATCGACGGCATCGATCTAAACTGCGGCTGCCCCGTCCCCAAGGTCGTAAAGCAGGGAGCTGGCTCGGCGTTGCTGCTTGATCTGCCTCGTCTATCACGCTTGGTTGAGACTATAAAAAAGTATTCGAACAAAAAATTTACGAGCGCGAAGGTGCGGCTGGGCTTTAGTGCCGTGGATATCGAAAATATCGCGCGCGCCGTACAAAGTGCAGGAGCCGATTTTATCGCGATTCACGGGCGCACCAGAGCGGGCGGATACAGCGCGGCGGTGGATTACGGCGCGATCGCAAGAGCCGGGCGCGTGCTGCAAATCCCAGTGATCGCAAACGGCGACATAAACTCCGCCAATGCGCCCGCAGTGCGAGATCTTAGCGGTGCAGATGCGCTGATGATCGGTCGCGCGGTAATCGGCAGGCCGTGGATATTTCGCGAGATCAAAACGGGCGAGCAGGCAAGCGACGCACTAAAAAAAGAGGTCGTGCTCTATCATTTCGCTCAAATGCTAAGCCATTACGGCGTGCGCGGCGTAGCGATATTTCGCAAGCATCTGCACGAATACTCCAAGGGGCGCGAAAACGCCGCAAGCTTTCGCGAGCAGATCAACCACGTCGCCGCCGAGAGCGAAACGACTCGGCTAATCGAGGAATTTTTTAGTTAA
- a CDS encoding metallophosphoesterase: MENIYIIGDVHGCYRSLLALIEQLPHKFDSKICFVGDLIDRGPASADVVELVSTRGYDAVMGNHEKRFVGNAKTALRCAKTGKFTNSNDPYAFFSLDESWLFNNGGEATLASYYRHGGVKQCKEHLRFVSRLPIYLEYDLRDESGRALVVSHSAVGRAWGIRHDAERAKSFAAHVLSGRGDDSANDGIFNVYGHTPVKKPVITEFSANIDLGCVYKKHWGEKARLCALEFPSKKIFTQECIDF; this comes from the coding sequence ATGGAAAATATCTACATCATCGGTGATGTGCATGGCTGCTACAGATCGCTTTTGGCGTTAATAGAACAGCTGCCGCATAAATTTGATAGTAAAATTTGCTTCGTGGGTGATCTGATCGATCGAGGTCCTGCGAGCGCGGATGTGGTGGAGCTAGTGAGCACTCGCGGATATGACGCGGTGATGGGCAATCACGAAAAGCGCTTTGTGGGCAACGCAAAAACCGCTCTGAGGTGTGCAAAGACGGGCAAATTTACGAACTCAAACGACCCTTACGCATTTTTTAGCTTGGACGAAAGCTGGCTGTTTAACAATGGCGGTGAAGCGACGCTAGCGTCGTATTATCGTCACGGAGGCGTGAAGCAATGCAAGGAGCATCTGCGGTTTGTCTCGCGGCTGCCGATTTACCTAGAGTATGATTTGCGTGATGAAAGCGGTCGCGCGCTCGTCGTATCGCACTCCGCAGTGGGTCGCGCGTGGGGGATCAGACACGATGCAGAGCGTGCGAAAAGCTTCGCCGCTCACGTGCTAAGCGGGCGCGGAGACGATAGCGCAAATGACGGGATTTTTAACGTCTACGGGCATACTCCGGTGAAAAAGCCCGTCATTACGGAATTTAGCGCAAATATCGATCTGGGCTGTGTTTATAAAAAGCATTGGGGCGAGAAGGCGAGGCTTTGCGCGCTGGAGTTTCCCTCAAAGAAAATTTTTACGCAAGAATGCATAGATTTTTGA